The Sphingomonas sp. G-3-2-10 DNA window GCATTCTCCACCCCGATCACGAATTCGTCGCCATCGGTGCGCGTCATCGCCTCGAGCCGCGCCTTCATCGGGTCCCCTTCGAAGAAGAGATGGACGTGCAGGTCGATCAGCCCGGGCAGGACGAACGCATTGCGCAGATCCACGACGGTCGCGCCCTCGGCCGGAGGCACGAAGCCGTCGCGCACTTCGACGACCTTGCCGTCGCGGACGATGATCGTGCTGTTGCCGCGCGGCTTCTCGCCCGGTTTGTCGAGCAACGTACCGGCATGGATATAGACCGTCTTGGGCGCTGGCGGTGCGCTCTGGGCCAGAACCGGTGCGGCGAACAGCAGCGCGAAGGCCGCGATCAGATTGCGGATCATCCTCTTCCCCTTTGCGCGGAGCTTAGGGGCAGGCCTTCCCGCGAGCAACGGGTGCGGCGGGGTCAGCCGTTCGGCGCGGTCATCGAGGGCGGGTCGCTCGCCGGGAAGCTGTCGTCGAGCGCATCGTCGAGCATCTCCTCGCGATGATTGCGCGTCAGGCTTTCGGCCATCCGCTCGAGCTGCTCGGGCGTCGCCTCGATCTGGTAGCGTGCCTTCCACGCCTCATGCGGCATGCCATAAACGATCTCGCGCGCCGCCGCCTTGTCGTACGCGCCCTTGCTCGCTTCATGCACCCAATCGCCCAGACAGTTCCGGCAGAAGCCCGCCAGCCCCATCAGATCGACATTCTGAGCATCCGTGCGATGCCGCAAATGGCGCACGAGTCGCCGAAACGCCTGAGCCGCAATCGCATCGTCCAGCGTTTCGAGCGTCGCCATCTTCGTCTCCACGGTTGATCCATTTTCATATGAGGGTAGAGGCGGGACCGTACAAGTTTGCGCCAGATTTTTGGGGACATGACACCGATGACAAAGGCGATCAGCCCGCGCTCGCGAAAGGTTCGCGTCCTCGCGACTCTCGGCCCCGCCAGTTCGACACCCGAAATGATCGAACGGCTGTTCGATGCCGGCGCCGACGCGTTCCGCATCAACATGAGTCACGGCGATCAGGAATCGAAGATTCCGGTGATCGAAGCGATCCGCAGCCTCGAGAAGAAGCTGGGCCGCCCGACCACGATCCTCGCCGATCTTCAGGGCCCCAAGCTGCGCGTCGGCAAGTTCGCTCAAGGGAAGGTGACATTGGTCACCGGCCATGAATTCATCCTCGACCGCGATCCCGCGCCCGGCGACGCCACGCGCGTCCAGCTGCCGCACCGCGAGATTTTCGAAGCTGCCGAGGACGGCGCGCGCCTGCTGCTCGACGACGGCAAGCTGGTGCTGCGCGTGATCAGCCATACGCCCGACCGGATGACGACGATCGTCGAAGTCGGCGGCGTGCTGTCGAACTCGAAGGGCCTCAACGTGCCCGACATGGTGCTGCCGCTGGCCGCGCTGACCGAGAAGGACCGCAGCGATCTCGATTTCGCGGTCGAACAGGGCGTCGACTGGATCGCATTGAGCTTCGTCCAGCGGCCCGAGGATTTGATGGAAGCCCGCCGGCTGATCGGCGGCAAGGCGGCTTTGCTCGCCAAGATCGAGAAGCCGAGCGCCATTGCCCGGCTGGACGAACTGCTGGAGCAATGCGACGGCGTGATGGTCGCGCGCGGCGATCTGGGCGTCGAATTGCCGCCGCAGAGCGTGCCGCCGCTGCAGAAGCGGATCGTCGAGAGCGCCCGCCGCCTCGGTCGCCCGGTGATCGTCGCGACGCAGATGCTCGAATCGATGATCACTTCGCCCTCGCCGACCCGCGCCGAAGTCTCCGACGTGGCGACCGCGGTCTATGACGGCGCCGATGCGATCATGCTCTCGGCCGAAAGCGCCGCGGGCGACTGGCCGGTCGAATCGGTGGCGATGATGAATTCGATCGCCGACGCGGTGGAGCGCGATCCGACGCATGGCGATCGCGTCCACTTCACCGTCACTCGCCCCGATCCCACCACCGCCGACGCGCTGGCCGAAGCCGCCAAGGGCATCGCCCACACCGTCAGCGCCGCGGCGATCCTGTGCTTCACCACTTCGGGTTCGACCGCGCGGCGCATCGCGCGCGAGCGGCCCAACGTGCCGATCATGGTGCTGACCCCGAAGATCGAAACCGCGCGGCGGCTCGGCCTGTTGTGGGGCGTCCATGCGGTCCACACCCGCGACGTCGCATCGTTCGAGGAAATGGTCGCCAAGGCCAAGCGCATGGCGCTGCGCCATCACATCGCCGCCGCGGGCGACCGCGTGATCGTGTGCGCCGGCGTGCCGTTCGGAACGCCGGGATCCACCAACGTGCTGCACGTGGTCCGCCTGCTGGGCGACGAGCTGAAGACCTATAAGGGCAGCGATCCGACGGGCTGAGCGCCGGCGTCAGAGCAGCTCGAGCCGCTCCAGCTCCGCGCGGAAGGCCGCCGCGTCGGTGAAATGCACCGTGTGGATGCCCGCCGCGCGCGACGATTCGACGTTGGCGAGGTTGTCGTCGACGAACACCGCCTGCGACGCGTCCAGCCCGAAGCGCTTCAGCGCCAGCGCGTAGATTGCGGGATCGGGCTTCACGAGTTTCTCGTCGCCCGAGACGACCACATCGCGGAACGGCGCGAACACCGCTTCCTGCGACGCGCGGAAGGGCGGCCAGAACTCGCCCGAGAAATTGGTGATGGCGAACAAAGGCACATCGCGCGCGGCCAGTTCCGCGACGATCTCGAGCATCCCCGGAATCGGCCCGCCGACCGATTCGTTGAAGCGCGGCCCCCAGGCGGCGATCAGATCGGCATGCTGCGGGTATAGCGCGCTCAGCTCCGCCGAAGTCTCGGCGAAGGGACGGCCTTCATCGTGCTGGAAGTGCCATTGTTTCGTGACGACATCCGCCAGAAACGCATCGAGCGCCCGATCGTCCTCGATCAGGCGCTCGTAGAGGAATCGCGGATCCCAATCGAACAGCACATTGCCGACATCGAAGATGACGGCGTGTGGCTGCACGGGAATCAGCCCTGGCGGGCTTTGAACCGGCGATTCGTCTTGTTGATGACGTAGGTGCGCCCGCGACGACGGATCACGCGGTTCTCCCGGTGACGGTCCTTGAGCGACTTCAATGAATTCACGATCTTCATGACCGATTCGCTTCTCGAATTGGAATGCTGGAAAAGAGGCGCCCGCCTAGTGGCCTCTCCCTTCCAAGTCAACCTGAGAAACCGGTAAAGCCGTTACGGAACCGATTCGGCCTGACTCGTGTTGAAGCCGAAAACAGGAGGCTGGGATATGGGACGGATCAAGGCACTGGCAACGATCGGAGCTGCTGTGGCGCTGTCCGGCTGCATGGCCGGGCCGCGCACCGGGCCGATCGACGTCACCCGCTACCATCTCGGCAATCCGGTCGCCGCCGATACGATCGCGGTCGAGCCGCTGACCGGCTTTGCCGGGGTCAGCCCCGAGGATCAGGTCTATGCCGCGGCGATCCGCGCCGAACTCTCGCGGATCGGCTTCGCGGCTTCGCCCGGCGGCCCCTCCGCCTATGTCGCGGCCTTTTCCTATACGCGCACCTCGCGCGGCTTCGTCCGCCGCCAGTCGCCGGTCTCGATCGGAATCGGCGGCGGCGGCTTCAGCGGCGGACGGCGCGGCGGCGTGGGGATCGGCGGCGGCGTGAGCGTGCCGGTGGGCAGCGGCCGCAGCGACGAAGTGATCGCCACCGAACTGCGCGTCCAGCTCAAGCGCCGCAGCGACAACAGCATCGTGTGGGAAGGCCGCGCGGTCACCGAGACCGTCGGCAACGGCCCGACGACTCAGCCCGCCGCGACCGCCGACCG harbors:
- the pyk gene encoding pyruvate kinase; this encodes MTKAISPRSRKVRVLATLGPASSTPEMIERLFDAGADAFRINMSHGDQESKIPVIEAIRSLEKKLGRPTTILADLQGPKLRVGKFAQGKVTLVTGHEFILDRDPAPGDATRVQLPHREIFEAAEDGARLLLDDGKLVLRVISHTPDRMTTIVEVGGVLSNSKGLNVPDMVLPLAALTEKDRSDLDFAVEQGVDWIALSFVQRPEDLMEARRLIGGKAALLAKIEKPSAIARLDELLEQCDGVMVARGDLGVELPPQSVPPLQKRIVESARRLGRPVIVATQMLESMITSPSPTRAEVSDVATAVYDGADAIMLSAESAAGDWPVESVAMMNSIADAVERDPTHGDRVHFTVTRPDPTTADALAEAAKGIAHTVSAAAILCFTTSGSTARRIARERPNVPIMVLTPKIETARRLGLLWGVHAVHTRDVASFEEMVAKAKRMALRHHIAAAGDRVIVCAGVPFGTPGSTNVLHVVRLLGDELKTYKGSDPTG
- a CDS encoding HAD family phosphatase; amino-acid sequence: MPVQPHAVIFDVGNVLFDWDPRFLYERLIEDDRALDAFLADVVTKQWHFQHDEGRPFAETSAELSALYPQHADLIAAWGPRFNESVGGPIPGMLEIVAELAARDVPLFAITNFSGEFWPPFRASQEAVFAPFRDVVVSGDEKLVKPDPAIYALALKRFGLDASQAVFVDDNLANVESSRAAGIHTVHFTDAAAFRAELERLELL
- a CDS encoding DUF4136 domain-containing protein; translated protein: MGRIKALATIGAAVALSGCMAGPRTGPIDVTRYHLGNPVAADTIAVEPLTGFAGVSPEDQVYAAAIRAELSRIGFAASPGGPSAYVAAFSYTRTSRGFVRRQSPVSIGIGGGGFSGGRRGGVGIGGGVSVPVGSGRSDEVIATELRVQLKRRSDNSIVWEGRAVTETVGNGPTTQPAATADRLAKALFKGFPGESGITITVK
- a CDS encoding DUF1244 domain-containing protein, with product MATLETLDDAIAAQAFRRLVRHLRHRTDAQNVDLMGLAGFCRNCLGDWVHEASKGAYDKAAAREIVYGMPHEAWKARYQIEATPEQLERMAESLTRNHREEMLDDALDDSFPASDPPSMTAPNG
- the ykgO gene encoding type B 50S ribosomal protein L36 — encoded protein: MKIVNSLKSLKDRHRENRVIRRRGRTYVINKTNRRFKARQG